One genomic window of Candidatus Omnitrophota bacterium includes the following:
- a CDS encoding riboflavin synthase: protein MFTGIVQEIGTVVKRQASRGVVRLTIQAPKTAARVRPLESVAVNGACLSVVAVARGALAFEMIPETQRLTTLGALRIGDPVNLEPSLSLTDRLNGHVVLGHVDGVGRVIKRQQRRGELVLTIRVAPPLRRLLVPKGPVTVDGVSLTVGQRLTASSCAVHLIPETLRRTTLRCREVGDVVNIELDYLAKLVAQVLVSRR from the coding sequence ATGTTTACAGGCATCGTTCAAGAAATTGGTACCGTGGTGAAGCGGCAAGCTTCACGCGGTGTAGTCCGTCTCACCATCCAAGCCCCCAAGACGGCGGCCAGGGTGCGGCCGCTGGAAAGTGTTGCGGTTAATGGCGCGTGCCTCAGCGTGGTGGCGGTCGCGCGCGGGGCGCTGGCGTTTGAGATGATTCCCGAAACGCAGCGCCTAACGACCTTAGGCGCGCTGCGTATCGGCGATCCGGTCAATCTTGAGCCGAGCCTATCGCTCACCGACCGGCTCAATGGCCACGTGGTCTTGGGGCATGTCGATGGCGTCGGCCGCGTCATCAAGCGGCAGCAGCGCCGGGGTGAGCTGGTGCTCACGATTCGCGTGGCACCCCCCCTTAGGCGGCTGCTGGTACCCAAGGGCCCTGTCACCGTCGATGGCGTAAGTCTGACTGTGGGACAGCGTCTGACAGCCTCGTCATGTGCCGTCCATCTGATTCCGGAAACCCTGCGCCGCACCACGTTGCGGTGCCGAGAAGTTGGCGATGTCGTCAATATAGAGCTAGACTATTTGGCGAAACTTGTTGCACAAGTGCTCGTATCCCGTCGGTAA
- a CDS encoding AbrB/MazE/SpoVT family DNA-binding domain-containing protein, which produces MTSKIITSPVGAKAQVTLPKVVREALHLKAQHDLVGFVIRGGRVALTRIEPVPSTDPFTDEEWRKIERLAAQAPAAMCENAADSLSYLKRHLGRRG; this is translated from the coding sequence ATGACCAGCAAAATTATTACCTCGCCAGTCGGCGCGAAAGCTCAGGTGACGTTGCCTAAAGTGGTGCGGGAGGCGTTGCACCTCAAGGCCCAGCATGATTTGGTGGGGTTTGTGATTCGGGGAGGCCGCGTGGCGCTGACCCGCATCGAGCCGGTGCCGTCAACCGATCCATTCACGGATGAGGAATGGAGGAAGATTGAGCGGCTTGCCGCTCAAGCGCCCGCCGCCATGTGTGAAAACGCGGCGGATTCCTTGAGCTACTTGAAACGCCATCTTGGCCGCCGTGGCTGA
- a CDS encoding AbrB/MazE/SpoVT family DNA-binding domain-containing protein gives MDTTVQKWGNSLALRIPQSVARDIRLHQGSVVDIVLVAGKLVVKPRRQRHYALSKLLKEVTKRNRHAELDWGGQVGQEMW, from the coding sequence ATGGACACGACGGTCCAGAAGTGGGGCAATAGCCTGGCGTTACGGATCCCCCAGTCCGTGGCGAGGGATATCCGTCTCCACCAGGGGTCGGTGGTAGACATTGTTCTCGTGGCGGGCAAGCTTGTGGTGAAACCCAGGCGGCAGCGGCACTATGCCTTATCGAAATTGCTCAAAGAGGTCACCAAGCGCAATCGTCATGCGGAGCTGGACTGGGGAGGGCAGGTCGGACAGGAAATGTGGTGA
- the mazF gene encoding endoribonuclease MazF, which produces MSDSYCPKRGEIAWLTFTPQAGHEQAGHRPALIISPEAYNKKVGLALVCPITSQVKGYPFEVAIPQGFAVSGVVLADQLKSVDWKARGARYCCTVPVATVSEVLAKLAALIES; this is translated from the coding sequence ATGTCCGACTCGTATTGTCCTAAGCGCGGCGAGATTGCCTGGCTGACATTTACTCCGCAAGCAGGGCATGAGCAGGCCGGCCATCGGCCCGCGCTCATCATCTCTCCGGAGGCCTACAATAAAAAGGTTGGGCTCGCACTCGTCTGTCCCATCACAAGCCAAGTGAAGGGGTACCCGTTCGAGGTCGCGATCCCTCAAGGATTCGCGGTGTCGGGTGTTGTCTTAGCCGACCAACTCAAGAGCGTGGACTGGAAGGCCAGAGGAGCTCGCTATTGCTGTACGGTGCCGGTAGCGACAGTTTCTGAAGTGTTGGCTAAATTAGCCGCCCTCATCGAGTCCTGA
- a CDS encoding acylphosphatase, with translation MMKKRVHVFYSGRVQGVGFRMTAEEIARQFGVVGWVKNLREGRVELIGEAEEDTLKQFLEAVRASPMKNFIQQVDLTWSSASETFDDFEIRYY, from the coding sequence CTGATGAAAAAACGCGTCCACGTCTTTTACTCGGGCCGGGTGCAGGGGGTTGGGTTTCGCATGACCGCCGAGGAGATCGCCCGCCAATTCGGCGTGGTGGGCTGGGTGAAGAATCTGCGCGAAGGGCGCGTGGAGCTGATCGGCGAAGCCGAAGAGGACACCCTCAAGCAATTTCTCGAGGCCGTCCGCGCGAGCCCCATGAAGAACTTCATTCAGCAGGTCGACCTGACGTGGAGCAGCGCCTCTGAGACCTTTGACGATTTTGAGATCCGTTACTACTGA
- a CDS encoding metallophosphoesterase family protein — protein sequence MRCAVLSDIHGNLEALTAAITACASQGVEQYLCLGDVVGYGADPVACLARLEALKAVAVAGNHEAGCIGKLELNWFTHSARAAIEWTRDQLGFTELDALRRLHWIETEEPFTLVHASLRHPERFAYLTDVGQMIDTLHLCKTLICLAGHTHVPCIVEYDLAQRRLLRVLTAAAELADVSYADEAATRRYFVNPGSVGQPRDGDPRAGFAIIDTSQHRISMHRVAYDIASAQQKIRQAGLPSFLADRLALGR from the coding sequence ATGCGGTGCGCCGTCCTCTCCGACATCCATGGGAATCTTGAAGCGCTCACCGCGGCCATCACGGCGTGCGCGTCGCAGGGCGTTGAGCAGTACCTGTGTCTGGGCGATGTCGTCGGCTATGGGGCTGACCCCGTTGCGTGCTTGGCCCGTCTCGAGGCGCTCAAGGCGGTGGCGGTCGCCGGCAATCATGAAGCCGGCTGCATCGGCAAGCTGGAATTGAATTGGTTTACGCATTCGGCGCGCGCGGCGATTGAATGGACGCGCGATCAGTTAGGCTTCACCGAGCTTGATGCGCTGCGCCGGCTGCATTGGATCGAAACCGAGGAACCCTTCACCTTGGTGCATGCCAGCCTGCGGCATCCGGAGCGGTTTGCCTATCTGACGGATGTCGGGCAGATGATTGACACGCTGCATTTATGCAAAACGCTCATCTGCCTCGCGGGGCATACCCATGTGCCGTGCATCGTGGAGTATGATCTCGCCCAGCGGCGATTGCTGCGCGTGCTGACCGCAGCGGCGGAGCTCGCGGATGTCTCCTATGCCGATGAGGCGGCTACCCGCCGGTATTTCGTGAACCCGGGGAGTGTGGGACAACCCCGCGACGGCGATCCGCGCGCCGGCTTCGCCATCATCGATACGAGCCAACATCGCATCAGCATGCATCGCGTGGCGTATGACATCGCCTCCGCCCAGCAAAAGATCCGCCAGGCCGGCTTGCCGAGCTTTCTCGCTGATCGATTGGCGCTTGGCCGATGA
- the ligA gene encoding NAD-dependent DNA ligase LigA has product MTTPTASVKHRIERLREDIRRHDYRYYVLNQPEVSDAEYDQLMRRLQELEASAPALITLDSPTQRVGGIPDEAFRPVRHGTPMLSLDNAFSEEELQAWHQRVMKGLPNATPTYTVEPKIDGVGLALTYDRGRLIQAATRGDGATGEDVTANAKTIRAIPLRLQGVPPKRLEVRGEVYMTINAFERHNAAAAHQAEETFANPRNAAAGSLRQKDPRITACRPLRFFTHSYGRVEGMTFPSHWEFLQRCKRFGLPITEQARTCTSFDEALMRCRDLEARRDRLDYEADGAVIKVNELAYQERLGMTMRSPRWAMAYKFAAQQATTHVLDIVPSVGRTGTITPVASLKPVSCAGVTISSATLHNYDEIKRLGVKIGDSVVIQRAGDVIPKIITVMESKRTGQERSVRPPKRCPDCGGAVAKEKEDEVAYRCINPLCPTQLVRSVLHFGSRAAMDIEGMGDVIVEQLVEQQMVHDAAEVYHLTKAQLLALPLFAERKADKLLEAIRISKTRGFTRLLYGLGIRHIGERGARDLAQHFGSMAKLMVADKEALEQISGVGPIVAEAIVAWFRQPQAKRLISKLDAAGVTMTETVNTGPRPLAQQTFVLTGELSSLTRSQAAERVRKLGGAVSSSVSRQTTYVVTGASPGSKLTKAKALGVRILDEAQFLKLIGETS; this is encoded by the coding sequence ATGACCACGCCAACGGCATCGGTCAAGCATCGCATCGAACGGCTCCGAGAGGACATTCGCCGCCACGACTATCGGTACTATGTGCTGAACCAGCCGGAAGTGTCTGATGCTGAATATGACCAGCTCATGCGTCGACTGCAGGAGTTGGAGGCAAGCGCCCCCGCGCTGATCACGTTGGATTCGCCGACTCAGCGCGTCGGCGGGATTCCGGATGAGGCGTTTCGTCCGGTGCGCCATGGGACACCCATGCTCTCGCTGGATAATGCGTTCAGCGAAGAGGAGCTGCAGGCGTGGCATCAGCGCGTGATGAAAGGTTTGCCGAACGCAACACCGACCTACACGGTTGAGCCCAAGATCGATGGGGTGGGATTGGCGCTGACGTATGACCGCGGGCGGCTGATCCAAGCGGCCACGCGTGGCGACGGCGCAACCGGCGAGGATGTCACGGCCAATGCGAAGACGATTCGCGCGATCCCCTTGCGCTTGCAGGGTGTTCCGCCGAAGCGCCTGGAAGTCCGCGGCGAAGTCTATATGACGATCAACGCCTTCGAACGGCACAACGCCGCCGCGGCTCATCAGGCAGAGGAGACATTTGCGAATCCTCGCAACGCCGCGGCCGGCAGCCTCCGGCAAAAAGATCCGCGCATCACGGCCTGCCGGCCATTGCGCTTTTTCACCCACTCGTATGGCCGAGTCGAGGGGATGACGTTTCCCTCGCACTGGGAGTTTCTGCAACGTTGCAAGCGCTTCGGCCTGCCGATCACGGAGCAGGCGCGGACGTGCACGTCCTTTGACGAGGCCCTCATGCGCTGCCGCGATTTGGAGGCGCGCCGGGACCGTTTGGATTACGAAGCGGATGGAGCCGTCATCAAAGTGAATGAGCTCGCCTATCAAGAGCGGCTCGGCATGACGATGCGGTCGCCGCGCTGGGCGATGGCGTATAAATTTGCCGCGCAGCAAGCCACCACCCACGTGCTCGACATCGTGCCGTCGGTCGGCCGCACCGGCACGATCACGCCGGTGGCGTCGCTGAAGCCCGTCTCGTGCGCCGGCGTGACGATTTCGAGCGCCACGCTGCACAACTATGATGAGATCAAGCGGCTCGGGGTGAAGATTGGCGATTCGGTGGTGATTCAGCGCGCCGGCGATGTGATCCCCAAAATCATCACGGTGATGGAGAGCAAGCGCACCGGCCAGGAGCGCAGCGTGCGCCCCCCGAAGCGCTGTCCGGATTGCGGCGGCGCGGTGGCGAAAGAAAAAGAGGATGAGGTCGCCTATCGCTGCATCAATCCGTTGTGCCCGACACAGCTCGTGCGTTCGGTGCTGCATTTTGGGTCGCGTGCGGCGATGGATATTGAGGGCATGGGCGATGTGATCGTGGAGCAGCTCGTCGAACAACAGATGGTTCATGATGCGGCGGAGGTGTACCATCTGACGAAAGCGCAGCTGCTGGCACTGCCGTTGTTCGCGGAGCGGAAAGCCGACAAATTGCTCGAGGCGATTCGCATCAGCAAAACGCGCGGCTTCACAAGGCTGCTCTACGGGTTAGGCATCCGTCATATCGGTGAGCGCGGTGCCAGGGATCTGGCCCAGCACTTTGGGTCCATGGCCAAGCTGATGGTTGCGGATAAGGAAGCGCTGGAGCAGATTTCCGGCGTGGGCCCGATCGTGGCCGAGGCGATTGTGGCATGGTTCCGTCAGCCGCAGGCCAAGCGCTTGATCAGCAAACTTGACGCGGCGGGGGTCACGATGACCGAAACGGTCAACACCGGGCCCAGACCGCTTGCGCAACAGACCTTCGTGTTGACCGGAGAGCTGTCCAGCCTGACGCGCTCGCAGGCGGCCGAGCGGGTGCGCAAGCTCGGCGGCGCGGTCTCCTCGAGTGTCAGCCGGCAGACGACCTACGTCGTCACTGGCGCCTCCCCCGGCTCGAAATTGACCAAGGCGAAAGCGCTTGGTGTTCGCATCCTTGATGAGGCGCAATTCCTCAAGCTGATCGGAGAGACATCATGA
- the xerD gene encoding site-specific tyrosine recombinase XerD, whose translation MKQQIEEYLSYLELERGLSRTTRESYAQDLQRFERFLQERKISAFTRVQPLDVREFLQAIRATRSPATVARKLAAVKGLFRYLEGQRVITRNPTAFIETPRLWHRLPTTLRLEEIERMLASISAEGLGIRDLAMLELLYGAGLRVSELVSLDLMHYNADGGFLRCIGKGNKERLVPLGKHAASALAHYLSAERSALVKRRPETLALFVNRRGDRLTRQRIWQLLRRYAAAGLIEKTVGPHTLRHSFATHLLERGADLRVVQELLGHANISTTQRYTHVDRARLKAVHEQYHPRP comes from the coding sequence ATGAAGCAGCAGATTGAAGAGTATCTCTCGTACCTGGAGCTGGAGCGGGGCTTAAGCCGCACCACGCGCGAGAGCTACGCCCAGGATCTTCAGCGCTTCGAGCGATTTCTGCAGGAGCGGAAGATCAGCGCCTTCACGCGCGTCCAGCCGCTGGACGTGCGGGAATTTTTGCAGGCGATTCGGGCCACCCGCAGCCCGGCAACCGTCGCCAGGAAACTTGCCGCCGTCAAAGGGCTGTTTCGATATCTTGAAGGCCAGCGGGTGATCACGCGCAATCCCACGGCCTTTATCGAAACCCCGCGGTTGTGGCACCGCCTTCCCACGACGCTGCGGCTTGAGGAAATCGAGCGGATGCTGGCCAGCATCAGCGCGGAGGGCTTAGGCATCCGCGATCTGGCGATGCTTGAGCTGCTCTACGGCGCTGGCCTGCGCGTCTCCGAGCTCGTTTCGCTAGATCTTATGCACTACAATGCCGATGGAGGATTCTTGCGCTGCATCGGCAAGGGCAATAAAGAGCGCCTGGTGCCTTTGGGCAAGCACGCCGCGTCAGCGCTCGCGCACTATCTCTCGGCTGAGCGCTCCGCGTTGGTCAAGCGCCGACCCGAGACGTTAGCACTCTTCGTGAATCGCCGAGGCGATCGTCTGACACGGCAGCGCATTTGGCAGCTCTTGCGCCGCTACGCCGCGGCCGGTCTGATCGAGAAAACGGTCGGCCCGCACACGCTGCGCCATTCCTTTGCCACGCATCTCTTAGAGCGGGGCGCTGATCTGCGCGTCGTCCAGGAGCTCTTGGGCCACGCGAACATCAGCACCACGCAGCGCTACACGCATGTGGATCGGGCTCGCTTGAAAGCGGTGCATGAGCAGTATCATCCGAGACCGTAA
- a CDS encoding CCA tRNA nucleotidyltransferase, with protein MKAYAVGGCVRDWMLGITQTPDLDVAVEGDSLALARAIAAELGGDVTAVHEQFRTATITLEPSALSLERHLDIAMCRKETYARPAAYPTVAPGALKDDLRRRDFTINAMAVALAPAQFGRLIDPFHGARDLRRRQLRILHPRSFLDDPSRILRGIRFAHRFHLRWEASTARALRRAVQAGAIGWLNAGRLRKELDLMTREGERP; from the coding sequence ATGAAGGCGTATGCGGTTGGAGGATGCGTCAGAGATTGGATGCTTGGTATTACGCAGACGCCCGATCTTGATGTCGCCGTCGAAGGCGATAGCCTTGCATTAGCTCGCGCTATCGCTGCAGAGCTTGGGGGGGATGTGACGGCTGTGCATGAGCAGTTTCGAACGGCGACTATCACCCTTGAGCCTTCAGCCTTGAGCCTTGAGCGCCATCTAGATATCGCCATGTGCCGCAAAGAAACGTATGCGCGTCCGGCGGCCTATCCAACGGTCGCGCCGGGGGCGCTGAAGGATGATTTGCGCCGACGGGATTTTACGATCAATGCTATGGCGGTCGCGTTGGCTCCAGCGCAGTTTGGCCGGCTCATCGACCCGTTTCACGGCGCGCGCGATCTGCGCCGGCGGCAGCTGCGCATCTTGCATCCGCGCAGTTTTCTGGATGATCCCAGCCGCATCCTCCGGGGCATTCGGTTTGCCCACCGCTTTCATCTGCGGTGGGAGGCCTCGACGGCCCGCGCGCTTCGGCGCGCCGTGCAAGCCGGCGCCATCGGATGGCTGAATGCCGGGCGTCTCAGGAAAGAGCTTGACCTGATGACGCGCGAAGGGGAGCGCCCATGA
- the rbfA gene encoding 30S ribosome-binding factor RbfA, whose product MNDTRTQRLADQLQQEIAMIIHRELKDPDVGFVTITRVDLSKDLSHAKVFFSCLGSEQDLAESQDALNRSVRFVRGLIRKRFRLKVIPALVFCYDESIAGSIAIGKKLDDLRTTNTRDHVAQ is encoded by the coding sequence ATGAACGACACCAGGACCCAGCGATTAGCGGATCAGTTGCAGCAGGAAATCGCCATGATCATCCACCGGGAGCTCAAAGACCCCGACGTGGGGTTCGTCACGATTACGCGGGTTGACTTGTCAAAGGATCTGAGCCATGCCAAAGTCTTTTTCAGCTGCCTGGGCAGCGAGCAGGACCTCGCAGAATCGCAGGACGCGCTGAATCGTTCGGTCAGATTCGTGCGCGGGCTGATCAGAAAACGCTTTCGTCTGAAAGTGATTCCGGCTTTGGTGTTTTGTTATGATGAATCGATCGCCGGCTCCATCGCGATCGGCAAGAAACTCGATGATCTCCGAACAACCAACACCCGTGACCACGTGGCCCAGTGA
- the truB gene encoding tRNA pseudouridine(55) synthase TruB gives MISEQPTPVTTWPSDHVAQAPAHSATRPPGHVEGLLLVDKPRGMTSHDVVALVRRKLGITRIGHTGTLDPMAEGLLILLIGRATAHQQAFQGHDKSYEAVVSLGVQTDTGDADGRPVRRAPVPPFDRAHVARLLSSMEGQQTQTPPAYSAVKVRGRPAYWWARREQPVTLSARSVHIARLTLMDCAPQALTVHATCSAGTYIRALAETIAERLGTVGHLTSLRRTRIDAWSLDAAKSLSWIRAASSNEIIQELRATSHH, from the coding sequence ATGATCTCCGAACAACCAACACCCGTGACCACGTGGCCCAGTGACCACGTGGCCCAGGCTCCCGCCCACTCGGCCACTCGGCCACCCGGCCACGTCGAGGGGTTGTTGCTCGTCGATAAACCGCGGGGGATGACGTCGCATGACGTCGTGGCCCTGGTGCGGCGCAAGCTTGGGATCACGCGCATCGGCCATACCGGCACGCTGGATCCGATGGCGGAGGGGCTGCTGATACTGCTCATCGGGCGCGCCACCGCGCATCAACAGGCATTTCAGGGGCACGACAAATCCTACGAGGCGGTCGTGAGCCTCGGAGTCCAAACCGATACCGGCGACGCCGACGGCCGCCCTGTGCGGAGGGCACCCGTCCCGCCATTCGATCGCGCGCACGTGGCACGGCTGTTGTCGTCAATGGAAGGCCAGCAGACCCAGACGCCGCCGGCCTATAGCGCGGTCAAGGTGCGCGGCCGCCCGGCGTACTGGTGGGCGAGGCGCGAACAGCCGGTCACGCTCTCGGCGCGATCCGTGCATATCGCGCGCCTGACGCTGATGGACTGCGCGCCCCAGGCCCTGACGGTGCACGCGACCTGTTCGGCCGGCACGTACATCCGCGCGCTGGCGGAGACGATCGCGGAACGGCTCGGCACGGTTGGGCATCTCACAAGCCTAAGGCGCACGCGGATCGACGCCTGGTCGCTGGATGCGGCGAAATCGTTGTCCTGGATCCGCGCCGCGTCCTCTAACGAGATCATACAGGAACTCCGAGCAACGAGTCACCATTGA
- a CDS encoding bifunctional riboflavin kinase/FMN adenylyltransferase: MPTRIFRGWRALRGLPRRTVVTIGVFDGVHLAHQRLIRATVRLAKRLQAASVIITFDPDPHHVLDPQHAPPSLMSPSARLQALAALGVDVIWVIPFSRSFARLSAKAFTERFVFRRLRAAAVILGEGFVFGRNRQGTMDTLRQLARQCSVRVIAVAHVRRQGAVVSSSRIRRLIARGSISAARSLLGRPPSLEGVVIRGAGRGAWLGFPTANIRLIPQAVPPHGVYAVMLEDLRRHRRWKGVTPPPVAIRRRRIASLKRWPLCGHAAGGGVMNFGVRPTFGGGPAVCEVHLFRDPGRLLGRRVIVWLIAPLRREQRFPSVEALQRQMRHDRARAQRLLARLH; the protein is encoded by the coding sequence ATGCCGACGCGCATCTTCAGGGGATGGCGTGCGCTGCGAGGACTACCGAGGCGCACGGTCGTCACCATCGGTGTCTTCGATGGCGTGCACCTTGCCCACCAGCGGTTGATTCGAGCCACCGTGCGCCTTGCCAAGCGCCTTCAGGCCGCCAGCGTCATCATCACCTTTGATCCTGATCCGCATCACGTCCTCGATCCTCAGCATGCCCCGCCGTCGCTGATGTCGCCTTCCGCGCGTCTTCAGGCGCTCGCGGCCTTAGGCGTTGACGTGATTTGGGTGATACCCTTCAGCCGTTCCTTCGCCCGCCTGTCGGCGAAAGCGTTCACGGAGCGCTTCGTGTTCCGCCGGCTGCGCGCGGCGGCGGTCATACTCGGCGAAGGATTCGTCTTTGGCCGGAATCGACAGGGCACGATGGACACGCTTCGGCAGCTCGCCAGGCAGTGTTCGGTGCGCGTGATCGCGGTGGCGCACGTGCGGCGCCAGGGGGCGGTCGTCTCCAGCTCGCGCATTCGGCGGCTGATCGCGCGCGGTTCGATTTCCGCCGCGCGATCCTTGCTGGGCCGCCCCCCCTCGCTTGAAGGCGTGGTGATCCGGGGCGCCGGGCGCGGCGCATGGCTGGGATTTCCGACGGCCAATATCCGCCTGATCCCCCAAGCGGTTCCTCCTCATGGGGTCTATGCGGTGATGCTTGAAGATCTGCGTCGCCACCGTCGCTGGAAAGGGGTGACCCCACCCCCTGTTGCTATTCGCCGCAGGCGAATCGCTTCATTGAAGCGATGGCCGCTCTGCGGCCATGCAGCAGGGGGTGGGGTGATGAACTTCGGCGTCCGCCCCACCTTTGGCGGCGGGCCAGCCGTGTGCGAGGTCCATCTGTTTCGCGACCCAGGCCGCCTGCTGGGCCGCCGTGTGATCGTTTGGCTCATCGCGCCGCTTCGGCGAGAGCAGCGCTTTCCCTCTGTGGAGGCGCTCCAGCGGCAGATGCGGCACGATCGCGCCCGCGCCCAACGCCTCCTGGCTCGGCTCCACTAA
- the mraZ gene encoding division/cell wall cluster transcriptional repressor MraZ: MLYGEYEHTVDRKGRVIIPSKFRQALTQHDVKTLFLTRGLDGCLFLFPEAEWRLAENRFKQIPFTKAEGRKFNRLFFSGAAEVAVDGLGRILIPKALKEFAQIKTDVVIVGVSSRMEIWAKEKWQAFYDSSRQSFEEVAERVMLD; this comes from the coding sequence ATGCTGTACGGCGAATACGAACATACGGTCGACCGGAAAGGCCGCGTCATCATTCCTTCCAAATTCCGCCAAGCCCTCACGCAGCACGACGTGAAGACGCTGTTTCTCACGCGCGGGCTCGATGGGTGTCTGTTTCTGTTTCCCGAGGCCGAATGGCGCCTGGCCGAGAACCGTTTCAAGCAGATCCCGTTTACAAAAGCCGAAGGGCGGAAATTCAATCGCCTCTTCTTTTCCGGAGCGGCCGAGGTCGCCGTGGATGGCTTAGGCCGCATCTTGATTCCTAAAGCGCTCAAGGAATTCGCCCAGATCAAGACGGATGTCGTTATCGTGGGCGTTTCCAGCCGGATGGAGATTTGGGCGAAAGAGAAGTGGCAGGCGTTTTATGACAGCTCGCGGCAAAGTTTTGAAGAGGTCGCCGAGCGCGTCATGCTGGACTAG
- the rsmH gene encoding 16S rRNA (cytosine(1402)-N(4))-methyltransferase RsmH has protein sequence MSGETRWHQPVMTREVLELLAPRPGATFVDATVGGGGHSLSLLPHLLPSGRVIAVDRDPHALEIAKKRLIEFEPHVTFVHDNYRHLAAGLRALHVPSVDGIVLDLGMSSLQVDTAERGFSFLQDGPLDMRMDPTQEITAAAIVGESSMEELATLFATLGEERFARPIARRIVEARRAQPFTTTMQLAEMIRQAVPPRARYGRLHPATRVFQALRMAVNDELGALEALLADLPGLLAPGGRAVVLTFHSLEDRLVKRAFLAGSAQGLWRILTKKPLRPSEDEVERNPRARSAKVRGVQRRDGR, from the coding sequence ATGAGCGGGGAGACGCGATGGCATCAGCCGGTGATGACGCGGGAAGTCCTCGAGTTGCTCGCTCCGCGCCCAGGGGCGACCTTTGTGGATGCGACGGTGGGCGGCGGCGGCCATAGCCTCAGCCTGCTGCCGCATCTGCTGCCGAGCGGGCGCGTGATCGCCGTGGATCGCGACCCCCACGCGCTGGAGATCGCGAAAAAACGTTTGATTGAATTCGAGCCTCATGTGACATTCGTCCACGACAATTACCGCCATCTCGCCGCGGGGCTCCGCGCGCTGCATGTCCCCTCCGTCGATGGCATCGTGCTCGATCTGGGCATGTCCAGCCTGCAAGTCGACACGGCTGAGCGCGGGTTTAGTTTTCTGCAGGACGGCCCGCTCGATATGCGCATGGATCCCACGCAGGAGATCACGGCGGCCGCCATCGTCGGCGAATCCAGCATGGAGGAGCTCGCCACGCTGTTTGCGACCCTCGGGGAAGAGCGGTTTGCCAGGCCGATCGCCCGGCGGATCGTCGAGGCGCGGCGGGCGCAGCCGTTCACCACGACCATGCAACTGGCCGAGATGATCCGCCAGGCCGTGCCGCCGCGCGCGCGATACGGCCGCCTGCATCCCGCCACCCGCGTTTTTCAGGCCTTGCGCATGGCCGTCAATGATGAGCTCGGAGCGCTCGAAGCCCTCCTGGCGGATCTCCCGGGGCTGCTGGCGCCCGGCGGCCGCGCGGTCGTGCTGACATTCCATTCGCTGGAAGATCGCCTGGTGAAGCGCGCGTTTCTCGCGGGAAGCGCGCAGGGGCTCTGGAGGATCCTGACGAAAAAACCGTTGCGGCCCTCGGAAGACGAGGTGGAGCGCAATCCGCGCGCCCGCTCGGCCAAAGTGCGCGGCGTGCAGCGCCGGGACGGGCGCTAA